In a single window of the Acinetobacter tibetensis genome:
- the asd gene encoding aspartate-semialdehyde dehydrogenase yields MKVGLVGWRGMVGSVLMQRMVEENDFAHFEPFYFSTSNAGGEAPAFGGKTAPALMDATDINSLKQMDVIITCQGGDYTSEVFPKLKAEGWKGYWIDAASTLRMEDEAIIVLDPVNMNVIKDGLVNGTKTFVGGNCTVSLMLMGLGGLFQNNLVEWATSMTYQAASGAGAQNMRELISGMGYLYNNTKDLLDDPRSPILDIDSKIAELQRGEGFPSANFGVPLAGSLIPYIDKQLESGQSKEEWKGQVETNKILGNQQIVPIDGHCVRIGAMRCHSQAVTLKLKKDVPLDEIEDMLRSANQWAKVVPNTREASMTDLTPVAVTGTLSVPVGRLRKLNMGKEYLGAFTVGDQLLWGAAEPLRRMLRILIDFKNA; encoded by the coding sequence ATGAAAGTAGGTCTGGTCGGTTGGCGCGGGATGGTTGGTTCTGTCCTTATGCAACGTATGGTTGAAGAGAATGACTTTGCTCACTTTGAGCCATTCTATTTTTCTACCAGTAATGCAGGTGGTGAAGCCCCTGCATTTGGTGGTAAGACTGCCCCAGCACTTATGGATGCGACAGACATTAACAGTCTGAAGCAAATGGATGTCATTATTACCTGTCAAGGTGGCGACTATACCTCTGAAGTCTTTCCAAAGTTAAAAGCTGAAGGCTGGAAAGGCTATTGGATTGATGCAGCTTCTACCCTGCGTATGGAAGATGAAGCCATCATCGTGCTTGACCCTGTCAACATGAACGTGATTAAAGATGGTTTAGTGAATGGCACTAAAACATTTGTCGGCGGTAACTGTACCGTTTCACTGATGCTGATGGGCTTAGGTGGTTTATTCCAAAATAACCTTGTGGAATGGGCAACCTCAATGACCTATCAAGCGGCTTCAGGTGCAGGCGCGCAAAATATGCGTGAACTGATCTCTGGTATGGGCTATTTGTACAACAACACCAAAGATTTATTAGATGACCCACGCTCTCCAATTTTAGACATCGACTCTAAAATTGCTGAATTACAACGTGGTGAAGGTTTCCCTTCTGCAAACTTTGGCGTACCGTTAGCGGGTTCCCTCATTCCGTATATCGATAAACAGCTTGAAAGCGGTCAATCGAAAGAAGAATGGAAAGGTCAAGTTGAAACCAACAAAATCTTAGGCAATCAGCAGATTGTTCCAATTGATGGCCACTGCGTCCGTATTGGTGCCATGCGTTGTCACTCACAAGCAGTTACGTTGAAATTGAAAAAAGACGTGCCGCTAGATGAGATTGAAGACATGTTACGTAGCGCGAACCAATGGGCGAAAGTCGTTCCAAATACGCGTGAAGCTTCAATGACTGATCTGACTCCTGTTGCAGTAACAGGCACACTTAGCGTTCCTGTAGGCCGTTTACGTAAACTGAATATGGGTAAAGAGTACCTCGGTGCATTCACTGTGGGTGATCAACTGTTGTGGGGTGCTGCTGAACCACTACGCCGTATGCTACGTATTCTAATTGATTTTAAAAATGCATAA